Proteins from one Ketobacter alkanivorans genomic window:
- a CDS encoding protein kinase domain-containing protein — MNQAQHRLALPEGTELHWYRIRGVLGKGGFGITYLAQDTNLDRPAAIKEFLPTEFATRDADHSVHPDSAQHEELYRWGLNRFIEEARLLSRFEHPNIVRVHTVFEENNTGYMVMAYEEGRSLKALLNERSTLDESTLLGLLLPVLEGLEQVHQKQFIHRDIKPDNIYVRDDGSPVLLDFGSARQSVPGESRTLTTMVSPGYAPFEQYHPKGEDQGPWTDIYSLGATLFRAISGVNPVDAVTRSHALLGGKPDPLPVLRPAAHEGYSPALLAAVNHALCFQPNDRPQTIAQWRQELHSGDATVVVPRSNKVQAEITPSPGSNKRHPLLWLGALALLSTVLLGYGWMTLNSVPVVSHKQPVTADTNAISPSPSPAPKAESTETMLAQHQAELQQREQQEMERKRQEEQERQAEAIRIKQELARQEEQARARALKQQQEKLQQEKQKEIERSIETSAAAIAQRQAQKQDVYPFAEWPQAKPLQSQVSVNVAASDKRWTSAGVMVERGRQYRIVANGQWQLGALCKATDATGQGMYTLACWDGGGQTVAGYPHGALIAKVGKNALAFYVGPEFEFTAPLDGPLYFMVNEAAPFFGDNSGALSVVVSTEN, encoded by the coding sequence TTGAATCAAGCACAGCATCGACTTGCATTGCCGGAAGGCACAGAGCTGCATTGGTATCGTATTCGGGGGGTGCTGGGGAAGGGTGGGTTTGGGATCACCTACCTGGCGCAGGATACAAATCTGGACCGGCCCGCAGCGATCAAGGAGTTCTTGCCAACGGAATTTGCCACCCGTGATGCCGACCATTCGGTGCATCCCGATTCAGCGCAGCATGAGGAGTTGTATCGCTGGGGGCTGAACCGGTTTATCGAAGAGGCTCGCCTGCTGTCCCGCTTTGAACACCCTAACATCGTGCGTGTTCATACGGTATTCGAAGAGAATAACACCGGTTATATGGTGATGGCTTATGAAGAGGGGCGCAGCCTTAAGGCACTGTTGAATGAGCGCTCGACTTTGGATGAAAGCACATTGCTGGGGTTGCTGTTGCCTGTGCTTGAGGGGTTGGAGCAGGTTCATCAAAAGCAGTTTATCCATCGTGATATCAAGCCGGACAATATTTATGTGCGAGACGATGGCTCGCCCGTATTGCTGGATTTCGGTTCTGCCCGACAGTCGGTGCCCGGTGAAAGCCGTACGCTGACTACGATGGTGTCCCCGGGGTACGCGCCTTTTGAACAATATCACCCCAAGGGCGAGGATCAGGGCCCTTGGACCGACATCTACAGCCTTGGGGCAACGCTGTTTAGAGCTATTAGCGGCGTGAACCCGGTGGATGCGGTAACCCGCAGTCATGCTTTGCTGGGAGGCAAACCAGATCCGCTGCCGGTGCTGAGGCCGGCCGCACACGAGGGATATTCGCCTGCACTACTGGCCGCGGTGAATCACGCATTGTGCTTTCAACCCAATGATCGCCCCCAAACCATTGCCCAGTGGCGGCAGGAGCTGCACTCAGGGGATGCGACCGTGGTGGTGCCCCGCAGCAACAAGGTGCAAGCAGAGATTACCCCAAGCCCCGGCAGCAATAAAAGGCACCCGTTACTATGGTTGGGCGCTTTGGCCCTATTAAGCACCGTGCTGCTTGGGTATGGCTGGATGACGCTGAACTCGGTGCCGGTGGTGTCGCATAAGCAACCGGTTACGGCGGATACCAATGCAATTTCACCCTCGCCATCCCCTGCGCCTAAGGCAGAGTCAACCGAGACAATGTTGGCGCAACATCAAGCAGAGCTGCAGCAGCGTGAGCAACAAGAAATGGAACGTAAGCGCCAGGAGGAGCAAGAGCGCCAAGCAGAAGCAATACGGATAAAGCAGGAGTTGGCGCGGCAGGAAGAGCAAGCCAGGGCACGGGCATTGAAGCAGCAGCAAGAAAAACTGCAGCAAGAAAAGCAAAAAGAAATCGAGCGCAGCATTGAAACTTCAGCCGCCGCCATAGCGCAGCGGCAGGCGCAAAAACAGGATGTGTACCCTTTTGCCGAATGGCCCCAAGCCAAGCCGCTACAGAGTCAGGTGAGCGTGAATGTGGCGGCATCTGATAAGCGCTGGACCAGTGCCGGGGTGATGGTTGAGCGTGGCAGGCAATATCGTATTGTGGCGAATGGGCAATGGCAGCTGGGCGCGTTATGCAAAGCCACCGATGCCACCGGGCAGGGCATGTATACCTTAGCGTGTTGGGATGGTGGCGGCCAGACCGTGGCAGGTTATCCTCACGGAGCACTGATCGCCAAAGTGGGCAAGAACGCGTTGGCTTTTTATGTGGGGCCGGAGTTTGAGTTTACTGCGCCACTGGATGGCCCGTTGTACTTTATGGTAAACGAGGCTGCACCATTCTTTGGTGACAACAGCGGTGCTTTGAGCGTTGTTGTTTCAACAGAGAACTAA
- a CDS encoding serine hydrolase domain-containing protein, giving the protein MTVSIRAVLTIFASTVLTTSIILPTIADAQETEPGTELYLDPGQGNWEQGSEAYCGLDLSKLQDDDIDKYAIFRHGKLCYQKGNNFGGPMFSGTKTLGAVMLGRAAYLTRNIPRTGHATGTISHDDRALDWLDHVSFHPDATLSHVMSMVAHDENRFAQPPEPVSDNLVMNYGDWDYDTVGAVQINELLDVTYQAVRQTRWWRADPWSFVEDEIFDEMGMDDSNFDAVPTGLASGWWSDLHDMGKLGTLLLHDGWYGGKRLLSREWVYRMSHPAFENANTGYGHLTWLNHRGNSDGTGGTGDDPDAGEDIRKYKGDSCAPAAVWPASSFPHGLSEANNCNAYCEDDLYPAECMVAACAQDDDKDVGVFAAQGLNGQYIVMHPGLDMVIVARHFNPDPNNPDFHGMAELWKAVRPALTAINDDFGGDEAAFCEAYGAGTYAPDLPMPRHL; this is encoded by the coding sequence ATGACTGTATCCATCAGAGCAGTACTAACGATTTTTGCATCTACCGTATTAACGACCTCAATTATTCTACCCACCATAGCTGACGCGCAAGAGACCGAGCCTGGCACCGAGCTTTACTTAGACCCCGGTCAGGGCAACTGGGAGCAAGGCAGCGAGGCATACTGCGGCCTCGACCTCAGCAAACTACAAGATGATGATATCGACAAGTATGCGATCTTCCGGCATGGCAAACTTTGCTATCAGAAGGGCAACAACTTCGGCGGACCAATGTTTTCCGGCACCAAGACACTCGGAGCGGTGATGCTTGGTCGGGCCGCCTACCTTACGCGCAACATTCCACGCACTGGCCACGCTACGGGTACCATCTCCCACGACGACCGGGCCCTTGATTGGCTCGATCATGTCAGCTTTCACCCGGATGCCACCCTTTCGCACGTGATGTCGATGGTGGCCCATGATGAAAACCGTTTTGCGCAGCCCCCTGAACCAGTCAGCGACAACCTTGTTATGAACTACGGCGATTGGGACTACGACACTGTCGGCGCGGTGCAGATAAACGAACTGCTCGACGTGACCTACCAGGCCGTGAGGCAGACGCGCTGGTGGCGCGCCGATCCGTGGTCATTTGTTGAGGACGAGATCTTCGATGAGATGGGTATGGACGATTCTAACTTTGACGCTGTACCAACAGGGCTCGCCAGCGGCTGGTGGTCGGATCTACACGACATGGGCAAGCTCGGCACACTGCTGTTGCACGACGGCTGGTACGGCGGTAAGCGCCTGCTGTCGCGGGAGTGGGTCTATCGCATGTCACACCCCGCCTTTGAAAACGCCAATACTGGTTACGGTCACCTCACATGGTTGAACCACCGAGGCAATTCAGATGGCACCGGCGGCACCGGCGATGATCCCGATGCGGGAGAAGATATCCGAAAGTACAAGGGCGATTCCTGCGCGCCAGCAGCCGTATGGCCTGCCAGCTCTTTCCCGCACGGCCTTTCGGAGGCGAACAACTGCAACGCGTACTGTGAAGATGATTTGTACCCGGCGGAGTGTATGGTGGCCGCCTGCGCACAGGACGATGACAAGGATGTGGGTGTGTTCGCTGCGCAAGGCCTGAACGGACAGTACATTGTGATGCATCCTGGTCTCGATATGGTCATTGTTGCGCGTCACTTTAACCCCGATCCCAACAATCCAGATTTTCATGGTATGGCTGAACTTTGGAAGGCGGTTCGCCCTGCTCTTACTGCAATCAACGATGACTTTGGGGGCGACGAAGCAGCGTTCTGCGAGGCATATGGCGCGGGTACTTACGCCCCCGATCTGCCAATGCCCCGTCACCTATAA